The following proteins are encoded in a genomic region of Struthio camelus isolate bStrCam1 chromosome 3, bStrCam1.hap1, whole genome shotgun sequence:
- the FABP7 gene encoding fatty acid-binding protein, brain: MVEAFCATWKLVDSQNFDEYMKALGVGFATRQVGNVTKPTVIISSEGDKVVIRTQSTFKNTEISFKLGEEFDETTPDDRNCKSVVTLDGDKLVHVQKWDGKETNFVREIKDGKMVMTLTFGDVVAVRHYEKA; this comes from the exons atgGTCGAGGCTTTCTGTGCGACGTGGAAGCTGGTGGACAGCCAAAATTTCGATGAGTACATGAAGGCGCTGG GAGTGGGGTTTGCTACTCGGCAGGTGGGGAATGTGACTAAACCCACTGTGATTATCAGCAGCGAGGGGGACAAAGTAGTGATCAGGACGCAGAGCACTTTCAAAAACACAGAAATCAGCTTTAAACTTGGAGAGGAATTTGATGAAACTACTCCAGATGATAGAAACTGCAAA TCAGTTGTGACCCTGGATGGAGACAAACTAGTGCATGTACAGAAATGGGATGGCAAAGAGACAAACTTTGTTAGAGAAATAAAGGATGGCAAAATGGTAATG ACTCTCACCTTTGGTGATGTGGTTGCTGTTCGCCACTATGAGAAAGCGTAG
- the SMPDL3A gene encoding cyclic GMP-AMP phosphodiesterase SMPDL3A isoform X1, protein MEARGGRAARLALALGLALLCSSLDAAAAAPAGAPPPAAVGQFWHVSDLHLDPTYHITPDHTKVCSSSKGANASDPGPFGDFLCDSPYQLILSAFAFMKDSKQQISFMIWTGDSPPHVPVKELSTKLVINIIGNMSSTIRNFFPDLQVFPALGNHDYWPQDQLPVTTSEVYNAVADFWKPWLTDEAISTFRKGGFYTQLFESSVSSQPLRIISLNTNLYYSPNSVTVNITDPANQLAWLEGILETSLQKKEKVYIIGHVPVGYLPFVRNTTAIREYYNERLVKIFRKYSGVIAGQFFGHTHRDSIMVLLDEEEQPVNSLFVAPAVTPVKNVWQLESNNPGVRLYQYDLLNYSLLDLWQFYLDLRDANKKNESNWKLEYILTKAYGVEDLKPESLYEIAKQLSVPHSRLFEQYYSNFIVSYDKTIVCEGGCKTCQICAIQYLDYSSYADCINREALWR, encoded by the exons ATGGAGGCGCGGGGGGGACGCGCGGCCCGCCTGGCCCTAGCCCTGGGCCTGGCGCTGCTCTGCTCCTCGCTGGACGCggccgcggcagcgccggcgggcgcgccgccccccgccgcagtGG ggCAATTCTGGCATGTATCGGACTTGCATTTAGACCCGACTTACCACATCACCCCAGATCACACCAAAGTTTGTTCTTCTTCCAAAGGAGCCAATGCTTCTGACCCAGGCCCTTTTGGAGACTTTTTGTGTGATTCTCCATATCAGCTTATTTTGTCAGCATTTGCGTTCATGAAGGATTCTAAACAACAAATTTCATTTATGATTTGGACAGG AGATAGTCCTCCTCATGTTCCAGTGAAAGAACTCTCCACAAAGTTGGTCATTAACATCATCGGCAATATGAGTTCTACAATACGTAATTTCTTTCCAGATCTTCAGGTTTTCCCAGCCTTGGGCAATCACGACTACTGGCCACAG GATCAGCTTCCTGTAACTACCAGTGAAGTTTATAATGCTGTAGCAGATTTCTGGAAACCTTGGCTAACTGATGAAGCAATCAGTACCTTCAGAAAAG GTGGCTTCTACACTCAGCTGTTTGAATCCAGTGTTAGCTCTCAGCCACTGAGGATAATCAGTTTGAACACAAATTTGTATTATAGCCCCAACAGTGTAACTGTGAATATCACCGACCCAGCCAACCAGTTAGCCTGGCTGGAGGGAATACTAGAAACCTCTttgcaaaagaaggaaaag GTGTATATAATAGGACATGTGCCAGTCGGATACTTGCCGTTTGTAAGGAATACTACGGCTATCAGGGAGTATTACAATGAGAGGCTGGTAAAGATTTTTCGCAAATACAGTGGTGTTATTGCTGGTCAGTTTTTtggacacacacacagagatagtATAATGGTCCTCCTGGATGAAGAAG AACAACCTGTAAACTCCTTGTTTGTGGCACCTGCTGTAACCCCAGTGAAGAATGTGTGGCAACTGGAGTCCAATAACCCTGGTGTCAGATTGTATCAATATGATCTTCTTAATTATAGCTTACTg gaTCTTTGGCAGTTTTACTTGGACCTCAGAGACGCCaacaagaaaaatgaatcaaACTGGAAATTAGAATACATCCTGACTAAAGCTTACGGTGTTGAAGACTTGAAGCCAGAAAGCTTATATGAAATAGCCAAACAGTTATCTGTGCCACACAGCAGACTGTTTGAGCAGTATTACAGTAACTTCATTGTGAGTTATGACAAAACCATTGTCTGTGAAGGGGGATGCAAAACGTGCCAGATATGTGCAATCCAATATTTGGATTATTCCTCATACGCAGATTGTATCAACCGGGAAGCACTGTGGAGATGA
- the SMPDL3A gene encoding cyclic GMP-AMP phosphodiesterase SMPDL3A isoform X2, whose protein sequence is MKDSKQQISFMIWTGDSPPHVPVKELSTKLVINIIGNMSSTIRNFFPDLQVFPALGNHDYWPQDQLPVTTSEVYNAVADFWKPWLTDEAISTFRKGGFYTQLFESSVSSQPLRIISLNTNLYYSPNSVTVNITDPANQLAWLEGILETSLQKKEKVYIIGHVPVGYLPFVRNTTAIREYYNERLVKIFRKYSGVIAGQFFGHTHRDSIMVLLDEEEQPVNSLFVAPAVTPVKNVWQLESNNPGVRLYQYDLLNYSLLDLWQFYLDLRDANKKNESNWKLEYILTKAYGVEDLKPESLYEIAKQLSVPHSRLFEQYYSNFIVSYDKTIVCEGGCKTCQICAIQYLDYSSYADCINREALWR, encoded by the exons ATGAAGGATTCTAAACAACAAATTTCATTTATGATTTGGACAGG AGATAGTCCTCCTCATGTTCCAGTGAAAGAACTCTCCACAAAGTTGGTCATTAACATCATCGGCAATATGAGTTCTACAATACGTAATTTCTTTCCAGATCTTCAGGTTTTCCCAGCCTTGGGCAATCACGACTACTGGCCACAG GATCAGCTTCCTGTAACTACCAGTGAAGTTTATAATGCTGTAGCAGATTTCTGGAAACCTTGGCTAACTGATGAAGCAATCAGTACCTTCAGAAAAG GTGGCTTCTACACTCAGCTGTTTGAATCCAGTGTTAGCTCTCAGCCACTGAGGATAATCAGTTTGAACACAAATTTGTATTATAGCCCCAACAGTGTAACTGTGAATATCACCGACCCAGCCAACCAGTTAGCCTGGCTGGAGGGAATACTAGAAACCTCTttgcaaaagaaggaaaag GTGTATATAATAGGACATGTGCCAGTCGGATACTTGCCGTTTGTAAGGAATACTACGGCTATCAGGGAGTATTACAATGAGAGGCTGGTAAAGATTTTTCGCAAATACAGTGGTGTTATTGCTGGTCAGTTTTTtggacacacacacagagatagtATAATGGTCCTCCTGGATGAAGAAG AACAACCTGTAAACTCCTTGTTTGTGGCACCTGCTGTAACCCCAGTGAAGAATGTGTGGCAACTGGAGTCCAATAACCCTGGTGTCAGATTGTATCAATATGATCTTCTTAATTATAGCTTACTg gaTCTTTGGCAGTTTTACTTGGACCTCAGAGACGCCaacaagaaaaatgaatcaaACTGGAAATTAGAATACATCCTGACTAAAGCTTACGGTGTTGAAGACTTGAAGCCAGAAAGCTTATATGAAATAGCCAAACAGTTATCTGTGCCACACAGCAGACTGTTTGAGCAGTATTACAGTAACTTCATTGTGAGTTATGACAAAACCATTGTCTGTGAAGGGGGATGCAAAACGTGCCAGATATGTGCAATCCAATATTTGGATTATTCCTCATACGCAGATTGTATCAACCGGGAAGCACTGTGGAGATGA